The Carassius gibelio isolate Cgi1373 ecotype wild population from Czech Republic chromosome B14, carGib1.2-hapl.c, whole genome shotgun sequence genome has a segment encoding these proteins:
- the LOC127971216 gene encoding protocadherin alpha-C2-like isoform X5, with translation MEGRVKSQLWRYVTFLLLFSGILDTASAVTHYSIPEEMEERSVVANLASDLGLDVKTLSSRQMRLDIRSSKKYLDVNKQTGELFILEKMDREYLCSVKTATCFIKMEVILENPVRMFNIEIEITDINDNAPKFWRDTIRLDISESTAAGERFSLSNAVDPDIGQNSIKTYYLSESEYFDIEIQTGRDGSKFADLILKRPLDREKQNSHNLILTAVDGGVPARSGTASIIVRVLDTNDNAPQFDEDSYTINLTENAPIGSLVVKLNATDTDEGSNSDIIYSYSLYTSEKTQQAFSLNPDNGEIRVKEMINYEDFRIYDMEIIATDKGANSLSGKCKVKILITDMNDNHPEISLKSFTSPVKEDIAVNSVIAVVSVSDKDSGENGQIDIHISDDLPFALKESSDNYYELLVSEPLDREKVPEYDITITVTDRGNPPLSDNETITLELLDINDNVPQFPQTFYTIPVMENNAPGALLSSLTAIDPDLHENQYLVYFIIEKEIVNTSMSMLFSINPENGNLYALKTFDYEIEKEFLFHIEARDSGVPPLSSNVTVHIIIMDQNDNTPLIVSPWRAHGSVVEEKIPRSTDKGTLIAKVIAIDSDSVHNSRITYQFLHNTDATLFSLDQYNGEIRTMRMFSYRDSRHQQLVVIAKDNGEPALSATVTIKLSTVETALKTYADMTEVPLGYDIFSDLNLYLVIGLGSVSFLLLITILVTIVLKCQKTKPSKAAPPCRNSVISERNSTIADSTLVSNDAYWYSLFLAETRKGKLVVRQPVPKGARYVVSSLPRSTGLTETSDSAASTLQASTTTSSSST, from the coding sequence ATGGAGGGACGCGTAAAATCACAGTTGTGGAGGTATGTAACGTTCCTTCTTCTTTTCTCCGGTATTTTGGACACAGCGTCCGCTGTTACACACTATTCCATCCCAGAAGAAATGGAGGAACGCTCTGTTGTCGCGAATTTGGCATCCGATTTGGGACTGGATGTGAAAACACTGAGCAGCCGACAAATGCGACTCGATATTAGATCTAGTAAAAAATATCTGGATGTCAACAAACAAACAGGAGAGCTCTTTATTTTAGAAAAGATGGACAGAGAATATCTCTGCAGTGTTAAAACAGCGACGTGTTTTATCAAAATGGAAGTGATACTCGAGAATCCGGTTCGAATGTTTaatattgaaattgaaattaCAGATATCAATGATAACGCTCCCAAATTTTGGAGGGATACGATCCGTTTGGACATATCAGAATCTACAGCAGCGGGGGAGAGGTTCTCGCTCAGTAATGCGGTGGATCCTGATATTGGACAAAATTCGATCAAAACCTATTATTTGAGTGAGAGCGAATATTTTGACATTGAAATACAAACAGGAAGGGATGGGTCAAAATTTGCTGATTTAATTCTGAAAAGGCCTTTagacagagaaaaacaaaatTCACATAATCTGATACTCACTGCTGTGGATGGAGGAGTCCCCGCGCGCTCTGGCACTGCTAGTATTATTGTGCGCGTTCTGGACACTAATGACAACGCCCCTCAATTCGATGAAGACAGTTATACTATAAACCTAACAGAAAACGCACCAATTGGAAGCCTTGTCGTGAAATTAAACGCGACAGATACAGATGAAGGGTCCAATTCAGATATAATTTACTCATATAGTTTGTATACATCAGAGAAAACACAACAGGCATTCAGTCTGAATCCTGACAATGGTGAAATCAGAGTGAAAGAGATGATTAATTATGAGGATTTCCGGATCTATGATATGGAAATAATAGCTACAGATAAAGGAGCTAATAGTCTCTCTGGGAAATGTAAAGTAAAGATTTTAATCACAGATATGAATGAcaatcatcctgaaatttctctGAAATCCTTCACAAGTCCAGTAAAAGAGGATATAGCTGTAAATTCAGTAATTGCAGTTGTTAGTGTGAGTGATAAAGACTCAGGAGAAAATGGACAGATAGATAttcatatttctgatgatttaccTTTTGCGCTCAAAGAATCGTCtgataattattatgaattattagttTCAGAACCGTTAGACCGTGAAAAGGTTCCAGAATATGACATCACTATTACCGTTACTGACAGGGGCAACCCGCCGTTATCTGATAATGAAACTATAACTTTAGAGCTGCTGGACATTAACGACAATGTTCCTCAGTTCCCGCAGACCTTCTACACGATACCTGTTATGGAGAATAACGCGCCTGGAGCTTTACTGAGCTCTTTAACTGCTATAGACCCAGATCTCCATGAAAATCAGTATCTAGTTTACTTTATCATAGAGAAGGAAATAGTGAACACCTCCATGTCCATGCTGTTCTCCATTAACCCCGAGAACGGCAATCTTTACGCACTAAAAACGTTTGACTATGAGATAGAGAAGGAGTTTCTTTTCCACATCGAGGCCAGAGACTCTGGTGTTCCTCCGCTCAGCAGTAACGTGACCGTTCACATTATTATCATGGATCAGAACGACAACACGCCGCTTATAGTGTCTCCATGGCGCGCGCACGGCTCGGTGGTGGAGGAAAAGATCCCGAGATCCACCGATAAAGGGACTCTGATAGCCAAAGTCATCGCCATAGACTCTGATTCAGTGCACAACTCTCGAATCACGTACCAGTTTCTCCACAACACTGACGCCACATTATTCAGCTTGGATCAATATAACGGAGAGATCCGGACCATGAGGATGTTCAGTTACAGAGACTCGCGCCACCAGCAGCTGGTTGTGATCGCCAAGGACAACGGAGAGCCCGCGCTCTCTGCTACAGTCACCATCAAACTGTCCACGGTGGAGACCGCCCTTAAAACCTATGCTGACATGACTGAGGTGCCTTTGGGATATGACATCTTCTCCGATTTAAACCTGTATCTGGTGATCGGACTGGGCTCCGTTTCATTTCTTTTACTCATCACTATATTGGTCACCATCGTGCTGAAGTGTCAGAAAACGAAGCCCAGCAAAGCGGCTCCTCCGTGCAGGAACAGTGTGATCAGCGAGAGGAACTCGACCATCGCGGATTCCACTCTGGTCTCCAACGATGCCTACTGGTACAGTTTATTTCTAGCAGAGACCAGGAAAGGAAAGCTGGTGGTCAGACAGCCTGTGCCAAAGGGAGCGAGATATGTCGTGTCCAGTTTACCGAGGAGCACAGGACTGACCGAGACCAGCGACTCAGCTGCTTCTACTCTACAG